In Maridesulfovibrio sp., a single genomic region encodes these proteins:
- a CDS encoding aspartate/glutamate racemase family protein: protein MRTLGIIGGMSWESTVTYYRLLNEGVRNIAGGLHSCPMVMHSVDFGPFAEKMEVNDWEGIAEGLEKAAKSVAGGGADALIIATNTMHKEADRVRSAVDIPLLHMADAIAMAAGKIGAKKLGLLGTAFTMEQDFLSRPLREKHGLEVIVPPAEERSFVHRTIFDELCCGKIVDRTKAEYIGIIEQLAAQGVDAVVLGCTEIGLLVGKDDVSVPLIDSVQAHVDLALDYVFGKID, encoded by the coding sequence ACGTATTACAGGCTGCTGAACGAAGGTGTAAGAAATATCGCAGGAGGGCTGCACTCCTGCCCCATGGTCATGCACAGTGTTGATTTCGGGCCGTTTGCGGAAAAGATGGAAGTAAACGACTGGGAAGGTATTGCCGAAGGGCTGGAGAAGGCTGCAAAAAGCGTTGCCGGCGGCGGTGCGGATGCACTGATCATCGCCACAAATACCATGCATAAGGAAGCGGACAGGGTTCGGAGCGCGGTTGATATTCCGCTGCTGCACATGGCCGATGCCATTGCCATGGCCGCAGGGAAAATCGGTGCAAAAAAACTAGGACTCCTTGGGACCGCGTTCACAATGGAACAGGATTTCCTTTCCCGGCCGTTGCGTGAAAAACACGGGCTGGAAGTGATTGTCCCGCCTGCGGAAGAGCGTTCATTCGTGCACCGGACCATTTTTGACGAACTCTGCTGCGGAAAGATCGTAGACCGTACCAAAGCGGAGTATATCGGGATTATCGAACAGCTTGCCGCACAAGGGGTGGATGCGGTTGTTCTGGGATGCACGGAAATCGGTCTGCTGGTCGGGAAGGATGATGTTTCCGTTCCGCTGATTGATTCCGTTCAGGCCCATGTTGACCTTGCGCTGGATTACGTCTTCGGCAAAATCGATTAA
- a CDS encoding LysE family translocator, producing MTLTSTIALVFAVFVFSAIPGPGIMSIIAQSVSKGFRFAAFWTVGIIVGDLIYLLMAIFGMSLVAHKLGMGFMVLKWIGAAYLIYLGVKCWFASPPPEEKAELPKTKGLVKTFFAALCLSLGNPKLIAFYCGFLPGFVNLKSMSATDLVMLVCTIITTALTTLLTYAWIGSRGRKVIRSPKVWKIANRCAGSVLLGSGVAVATE from the coding sequence ATGACTTTGACTTCCACCATAGCCCTTGTTTTTGCGGTTTTCGTTTTCTCCGCCATCCCCGGCCCCGGAATAATGTCGATTATCGCCCAGTCGGTTTCAAAAGGATTCAGGTTCGCGGCCTTCTGGACGGTCGGCATCATAGTCGGCGACCTGATATACCTGCTCATGGCTATTTTCGGGATGAGTCTGGTTGCCCATAAACTTGGTATGGGTTTTATGGTTCTCAAATGGATAGGCGCCGCGTATCTGATTTATCTGGGCGTAAAGTGCTGGTTTGCCTCGCCGCCGCCGGAAGAAAAGGCGGAACTCCCCAAAACGAAAGGGCTGGTCAAAACATTTTTCGCAGCCCTTTGTCTGTCCCTAGGCAACCCCAAGCTGATAGCGTTCTACTGCGGATTCCTGCCCGGATTTGTGAACCTGAAAAGCATGAGCGCCACAGACCTTGTAATGCTGGTATGCACCATCATTACCACAGCGCTGACAACCCTGCTTACGTATGCCTGGATAGGCAGTCGCGGTCGCAAAGTCATCCGCAGTCCGAAAGTCTGGAAAATTGCAAACCGTTGCGCCGGTTCAGTCCTCCTCGGTTCCGGTGTCGCCGTGGCAACAGAATAA
- a CDS encoding TRAP transporter large permease, which yields MEAVLLGSFLGLTFLGVPVAYALGLSVSIILYHYMHIPQVMITQVMYSGIDSFSFMAVPFFMLAGSFMSAGGVTSRLVNFAQALVGSFTGGLAQVVAVSGMFFAAISGSSAATTAAIGSTMVDEMEKKGYRRELATGIVAAGGTVGIVIPPSITLVVYGVIAGASIGDLFMGGMIPGLLMGLTMCLVSYAIAKKEGIPAEGSFSFINLLKSFKDSFWALMTPVIIIGGIYGGIFTPTEAAAVAAVYGIFVGFFIYKELTLKDFPRIIFQAVMGTTMIMFIVGAAKVFGWMLTNLEIPHHIGEYIVSLTDSPAMFLIMMNVLLLFIGTLINASAAVVILTPIFLPVAVKLGIDPLFFGVLMVINLAIGCITPPVGLDLFVASAITKVPLEKVMKASVPYLVALLVSLLVMTFCPPIITFLPNLLH from the coding sequence ATGGAAGCAGTATTACTCGGTTCATTTCTCGGCCTGACATTTCTGGGAGTTCCCGTCGCCTATGCGCTGGGACTTTCCGTATCGATAATTCTCTACCATTACATGCACATACCCCAGGTCATGATCACTCAGGTCATGTACTCCGGTATTGATTCCTTTTCCTTCATGGCCGTGCCCTTTTTCATGCTGGCCGGTTCCTTCATGTCTGCCGGCGGGGTAACCTCCAGACTGGTCAATTTCGCTCAGGCCCTTGTGGGCTCGTTCACCGGCGGTCTGGCTCAGGTGGTCGCTGTTTCGGGCATGTTCTTTGCCGCCATTTCCGGATCATCGGCAGCAACGACTGCCGCCATCGGCTCGACCATGGTAGATGAAATGGAAAAGAAAGGTTACCGCCGCGAACTGGCTACGGGTATCGTGGCAGCCGGCGGGACAGTGGGAATCGTCATACCGCCGTCCATCACCCTTGTCGTTTATGGAGTAATTGCCGGGGCATCCATCGGCGACCTGTTCATGGGCGGCATGATTCCCGGACTGCTCATGGGACTGACGATGTGCCTGGTCAGCTACGCCATTGCCAAAAAGGAAGGTATTCCGGCAGAGGGATCATTTTCATTCATCAACCTGCTGAAGTCATTCAAGGATTCATTCTGGGCGCTGATGACCCCGGTGATTATCATCGGCGGAATTTACGGTGGAATCTTCACCCCCACCGAAGCCGCGGCCGTAGCTGCCGTTTACGGCATCTTTGTGGGGTTCTTTATATACAAGGAGCTTACCCTCAAGGATTTTCCGCGCATCATCTTCCAGGCTGTTATGGGGACCACAATGATCATGTTCATTGTAGGCGCCGCCAAGGTTTTCGGCTGGATGCTCACCAACCTTGAAATACCGCATCATATCGGGGAATATATTGTATCCCTTACCGATTCTCCGGCCATGTTCCTGATCATGATGAACGTGCTGCTGCTCTTCATCGGCACCCTGATCAACGCCTCGGCCGCAGTAGTCATCCTGACCCCCATATTCCTGCCGGTAGCGGTCAAACTGGGTATCGACCCGCTGTTCTTCGGAGTGCTGATGGTCATCAACCTCGCAATCGGTTGTATAACCCCGCCCGTAGGACTGGACCTGTTTGTAGCCAGCGCCATCACAAAAGTTCCGTTGGAAAAGGTTATGAAGGCATCGGTTCCTTATCTGGTAGCCCTGCTGGTTTCCCTGCTGGTGATGACCTTCTGTCCTCCGATCATCACCTTTTTGCCGAACCTTCTGCACTAA